The following are encoded together in the Kribbella sp. CA-293567 genome:
- a CDS encoding aldo/keto reductase → MRESQLGELTVSSLGLGCMGMSQSYGVQGDEAESIATVHAAIDAGCTFIDTADVYGDGANEELVGRALAGRRDEVVLATKFGFQRSASDQATPTVVNGRPEYAAAAIDASLRRLGVDSVDLWYLHRRDPEVPIEETVGAMAAAVQAGKVRYLGLSEVSGETVRAAHAVHPISAVQSEWSLWTRDPETGVLPTLRELGIGFVPFSPLGRGFLTGQITSPDDFEPDDMRRGLPRFSGENFQRNLDLVAKVRTLAAEKGVLPSQLALAWLLAQGNDVVPIPGTKRRKYLAENLGAVDVSLTAEELAALDAAFPPDAVSGDRYAPSGMNQVGK, encoded by the coding sequence ATGCGTGAATCCCAGCTCGGAGAACTGACCGTTTCCAGCCTCGGCCTCGGCTGCATGGGGATGTCCCAGTCGTACGGCGTCCAGGGTGACGAGGCGGAGTCGATCGCCACCGTGCACGCCGCGATCGACGCGGGCTGCACCTTCATCGACACCGCCGACGTGTACGGCGACGGAGCGAACGAGGAACTGGTCGGGCGTGCCCTGGCCGGGCGCCGTGACGAGGTGGTGCTGGCCACCAAGTTCGGGTTCCAGCGGTCGGCCTCCGATCAGGCGACGCCTACTGTGGTGAACGGCAGACCGGAGTACGCGGCGGCTGCCATCGATGCTTCGCTGCGCCGGCTCGGCGTGGACTCGGTGGACCTGTGGTACCTGCACCGGCGCGATCCCGAGGTGCCGATCGAGGAGACCGTGGGGGCGATGGCCGCCGCGGTCCAGGCCGGCAAGGTCCGCTACCTCGGCCTGTCGGAGGTCTCGGGCGAGACCGTGCGGGCAGCGCATGCGGTGCACCCGATCAGCGCGGTGCAGAGCGAGTGGTCGCTGTGGACGCGGGACCCGGAGACCGGCGTACTGCCGACGCTGCGGGAGCTGGGGATCGGGTTCGTGCCGTTCAGCCCGCTGGGCCGCGGCTTCCTGACCGGGCAGATCACCTCGCCCGACGACTTCGAGCCCGACGACATGCGGCGCGGGCTGCCGCGGTTCAGTGGCGAGAACTTCCAGCGCAACCTCGACCTGGTCGCCAAGGTGCGGACCCTGGCCGCGGAGAAGGGAGTGCTGCCGAGTCAGCTCGCGCTGGCCTGGTTGCTTGCGCAAGGCAACGACGTCGTGCCGATCCCGGGCACCAAGCGGCGGAAGTACCTGGCCGAGAACCTCGGCGCCGTCGACGTTTCGCTGACCGCCGAGGAGCTGGCCGCGCTGGATGCGGCGTTCCCGCCGGACGCGGTGTCGGGGGACCGGTACGCCCCGAGCGGGATGAACCAGGTGGGCAAGTGA
- a CDS encoding sensor histidine kinase produces MELSHGRAEAPVWMRTLVGWHVVFYGMLAVIVLAALLSPDLTGGRQIAYLSLLGVLAVAYRLLAMPAMVSRSRWQSQLYRWLMIVCVSAAVGLYPQSVFILFIVSPQIWLLSDRTWDAVPLSVLLLFTVGTAQLWAAGWSVDAFWNILPWMVISLVVSLLLGIWIDRVISQSEQRAELIEQLEAARDELAEAHHTAGVMAERERMAREIHDTLAQGMTSIVMLSQTAAVELTRGAVDPVATRLAAIEDTARENLAEARALVAAFTPVALSGATLAEVLRRQGERFAAETGVDVQVSLDMGDDEVAALPQGQQVVLLRAAQESLANVRKHAGATRVRIRLGLSADGVAIEISDDGSGFSPGTSSGGYGLAAMRGRVEESGGTVSVDSAPGRGTRVQVLIPATGQEG; encoded by the coding sequence ATGCGCACCCTGGTCGGCTGGCACGTCGTCTTCTACGGCATGCTCGCCGTCATCGTGCTCGCCGCGCTGCTCTCCCCGGACCTGACCGGCGGGCGGCAGATTGCCTACCTGAGCCTGCTCGGGGTGCTGGCCGTGGCCTACCGGCTGCTGGCGATGCCCGCGATGGTCTCCCGCAGCCGATGGCAGTCCCAGCTCTACCGGTGGCTGATGATCGTCTGCGTCAGCGCGGCCGTCGGGCTCTACCCGCAGTCGGTCTTCATCCTGTTCATCGTCTCGCCGCAGATCTGGTTGCTGAGCGACCGCACGTGGGACGCCGTACCGCTCAGCGTCCTGCTGCTGTTCACGGTCGGCACGGCTCAGCTGTGGGCGGCGGGATGGTCGGTCGACGCCTTCTGGAACATCCTGCCGTGGATGGTGATCAGCCTGGTCGTCAGCCTGCTGCTCGGCATCTGGATCGATCGGGTGATCAGCCAGAGCGAGCAGCGGGCCGAGCTGATCGAGCAACTGGAGGCGGCCCGCGACGAGCTGGCCGAGGCGCATCACACGGCCGGAGTGATGGCCGAGCGGGAGCGGATGGCGCGCGAGATCCACGACACGCTCGCCCAGGGCATGACCAGCATCGTGATGCTCTCGCAGACGGCGGCCGTCGAGCTGACTCGCGGTGCGGTGGATCCGGTCGCCACGCGGCTGGCGGCGATCGAGGACACGGCGCGGGAGAATCTGGCCGAGGCGCGGGCGTTGGTGGCGGCGTTCACTCCGGTGGCGTTGAGCGGGGCGACGCTGGCCGAGGTACTGCGGCGGCAGGGTGAGCGGTTCGCGGCGGAGACCGGCGTGGACGTCCAGGTGTCGCTGGACATGGGTGACGACGAGGTAGCGGCGCTGCCACAGGGGCAGCAGGTGGTGTTGCTGCGGGCTGCGCAGGAGTCGCTCGCCAACGTGCGCAAGCACGCCGGAGCGACTCGGGTGCGGATCCGGCTGGGGCTGTCGGCCGACGGAGTGGCGATCGAGATCAGCGACGACGGGTCCGGCTTCTCACCCGGTACCTCGTCCGGTGGCTACGGTCTGGCCGCGATGCGCGGGCGGGTCGAGGAGTCCGGCGGCACGGTGTCGGTGGACAGCGCGCCGGGCCGGGGTACGCGGGTGCAGGTGCTGATTCCGGCGACAGGGCAGGAAGGGTGA
- a CDS encoding SDR family oxidoreductase: MIGVTGATGQLGSRVARRLAVDGVPQRLIVRDPARAPELPGAEVAQAAYGEGPALLNALDGVTTLLLLSATESADRVSLHTATVDAAVAAGVRRIVYTSFVGASAAATFTFARDHWHTEEHLRGTGVEFTFLRDNLYLDFVPGFVGEDGVIRGPAGDGRVAAVARDDVAEVAAAVLRSAEHSGATYDLTGPEAFTLTEAAGLMSEAWGRPIRYEAETLDEAYRSREGFGAAPWEVAGWVTSYAAIASGELSGVSSAVRDLTGRAPIGLAEHLAKS, translated from the coding sequence GTGATCGGCGTGACCGGGGCCACCGGTCAGCTCGGATCGCGGGTCGCTCGGCGCCTGGCTGTGGACGGCGTGCCGCAGCGGCTGATCGTCCGGGATCCGGCGCGGGCGCCCGAGCTGCCCGGTGCGGAGGTGGCGCAGGCGGCGTACGGGGAGGGACCGGCGCTGCTGAACGCGCTGGACGGGGTGACGACGCTTTTGTTGCTGAGTGCAACTGAATCGGCGGATCGGGTGTCCTTGCATACGGCAACTGTCGACGCGGCGGTGGCGGCCGGCGTACGGCGGATCGTGTACACGTCGTTCGTCGGTGCCTCGGCGGCCGCGACCTTCACCTTCGCGCGCGATCACTGGCACACCGAGGAGCATCTGCGCGGCACCGGGGTGGAGTTCACGTTCCTGCGGGACAACCTGTACCTCGACTTCGTGCCCGGGTTCGTCGGTGAGGACGGGGTGATCCGCGGGCCGGCCGGGGACGGGCGGGTGGCCGCGGTGGCCCGGGACGACGTGGCCGAGGTCGCCGCTGCCGTGCTGAGGTCGGCCGAGCACTCGGGCGCGACGTACGACCTGACCGGGCCGGAGGCGTTCACGCTGACCGAGGCGGCCGGGTTGATGAGCGAGGCGTGGGGGCGGCCGATCCGGTACGAGGCCGAGACGCTCGACGAGGCCTACCGGTCGCGCGAGGGGTTCGGGGCGGCGCCGTGGGAGGTCGCCGGCTGGGTGACGTCGTACGCGGCGATCGCCAGTGGTGAGCTGAGCGGGGTGAGCAGCGCGGTGCGGGACCTCACCGGGCGGGCGCCGATCGGCCTCGCGGAGCACCTGGCCAAGAGCTGA
- a CDS encoding response regulator: protein MVRVLVVDDHPVVRSGLIGMLAVTDDIEVVGEAGDGEKALALVESTRPDVVLMDLRMPRRDGVSATGAIVAGYPETKVLVLTTYDTDADILHAVEAGAAGYLLKDTPHAELLDGIRAASRGETVLAPPVAARLMSRLRTPPAPAAVQPSPRELEVLAAVARGLSNAEIGRELFIGEATVKTHLQRLFTKLDVDDRTHAVTVAIERGLLPSPRR from the coding sequence ATGGTTCGCGTACTGGTGGTGGACGACCATCCGGTGGTCCGGTCGGGGCTGATCGGGATGCTCGCGGTGACCGACGACATCGAGGTGGTCGGCGAGGCCGGTGACGGCGAGAAGGCGCTCGCACTGGTCGAGTCGACCCGGCCGGACGTCGTCCTGATGGATCTGCGGATGCCGCGTCGCGACGGGGTCTCGGCGACCGGGGCGATCGTCGCGGGATATCCGGAGACGAAGGTGCTGGTGCTGACGACGTACGACACGGACGCCGACATCCTGCACGCCGTCGAGGCCGGGGCCGCGGGCTACCTGCTCAAGGACACACCGCACGCCGAACTGCTGGACGGAATCCGCGCCGCCTCTCGCGGCGAGACCGTGCTGGCGCCACCGGTCGCCGCACGCCTGATGTCTCGTCTCCGTACGCCGCCCGCGCCCGCCGCCGTGCAGCCGTCGCCGCGCGAGCTCGAGGTGCTCGCGGCGGTCGCTCGCGGCCTGAGCAACGCGGAGATCGGCCGCGAACTGTTCATCGGCGAGGCCACCGTGAAGACCCACCTGCAGCGCCTCTTCACCAAACTGGACGTGGACGACCGCACTCACGCCGTCACCGTCGCCATCGAACGCGGGCTGCTTCCCTCGCCCCGCCGCTGA
- the recO gene encoding DNA repair protein RecO has product MPLYRDEAIVLRVQKLGEADRIATLLTRGHGKIRAVAKGVRRTSSRFGAQLEPFSHVDLQLATGRSLDVVTQAVSIAPYGLGIVSDYARYTTGTVLLETADRLVVEEKEPATQQHLLLAGALRVLSVGERTPGLILDSFLLRSLAISGYAPSFDDCAKCGEQGPHRAFNPAAGGMVCATCRPPASAMPAPVTVNLLAALLTGDWPTAERTDPRTRREASTLVSAFTTYHLDRLRSLRHLDLSTQAAQLDLPAEA; this is encoded by the coding sequence GTGCCGCTCTACCGTGACGAAGCGATCGTGCTCCGGGTCCAGAAGCTGGGCGAAGCCGATCGGATCGCCACGCTCCTGACCCGGGGGCACGGCAAGATCCGCGCGGTCGCGAAGGGTGTCCGGCGGACGTCGTCCCGGTTCGGCGCCCAGCTCGAACCGTTCAGCCACGTCGACCTGCAGCTCGCGACCGGCCGCAGCCTCGACGTGGTCACCCAGGCGGTCTCGATCGCGCCGTACGGGCTGGGCATCGTCAGCGACTACGCCCGCTACACCACCGGCACCGTGCTGCTCGAGACCGCCGATCGGCTGGTCGTCGAGGAGAAGGAACCCGCCACCCAGCAGCACTTGCTGCTGGCCGGCGCCCTCCGCGTGCTCTCGGTCGGCGAGCGCACTCCCGGCCTGATCCTGGACTCGTTCCTGCTCCGTTCGCTGGCGATCTCCGGTTATGCGCCGTCCTTCGACGACTGCGCGAAGTGCGGCGAGCAAGGCCCGCACCGCGCCTTCAACCCCGCCGCCGGCGGGATGGTCTGCGCCACCTGCCGCCCACCCGCCTCCGCGATGCCCGCGCCCGTCACGGTCAACCTGCTGGCAGCCCTGCTCACCGGCGACTGGCCCACCGCGGAACGCACCGACCCGCGAACCCGCCGCGAAGCCTCCACCCTCGTCTCCGCCTTCACCACCTACCACCTCGACCGCCTGCGTTCCCTCCGCCACCTGGACCTCTCGACGCAAGCCGCCCAGCTCGACCTGCCCGCGGAAGCCTGA
- a CDS encoding isoprenyl transferase yields the protein MSPIGRRRGRVERGTRGEVVAPEPHPSGARPPAIPPELVPNHVAIVMDGNGRWAKARNQPRTEGHKAGESSLLDVIRGGIDIGVKYISAYAFSTENWARSPEEVRFLMGFNRDVIHRRRDELDAMGVRVVWSGRRPRLWKSVIDELEYAQERTKDNDTITLQFCVNYGGQAEIADAMKSIAAEVAAGRLRPDRITEKTIARHLYHPDIPPVDLFVRSSGEQRTSNFLVWQLAYAEMVFLDTLWPDFDRRDLWRAIELYAERDRRYGGAVPNQVEPA from the coding sequence ATGTCGCCAATTGGTCGTCGCCGGGGTCGGGTGGAGCGGGGTACGCGGGGAGAGGTGGTTGCTCCGGAGCCGCACCCGTCGGGAGCCCGGCCGCCGGCGATTCCGCCGGAACTGGTGCCGAACCACGTGGCGATCGTGATGGACGGCAACGGGCGCTGGGCGAAGGCCCGCAACCAGCCGCGGACCGAGGGGCACAAGGCGGGCGAGTCGTCGCTGCTCGACGTGATCCGGGGCGGGATCGACATCGGGGTGAAGTACATCTCGGCGTACGCGTTCTCGACCGAGAACTGGGCCCGGTCTCCGGAGGAGGTCCGGTTCCTGATGGGGTTCAACCGCGACGTGATCCACCGCCGGCGTGACGAACTGGACGCGATGGGCGTGCGGGTGGTGTGGTCCGGGCGGCGGCCGCGGTTGTGGAAGAGCGTGATCGACGAGCTCGAGTACGCGCAGGAGCGGACCAAGGACAACGACACCATCACGCTCCAGTTCTGCGTGAACTACGGCGGCCAGGCGGAGATCGCGGACGCGATGAAGTCGATCGCGGCGGAGGTCGCGGCCGGCCGGCTCCGGCCCGACCGGATCACCGAGAAGACGATCGCGCGACACCTCTACCACCCCGACATCCCGCCGGTCGACCTGTTCGTCCGGTCGTCGGGGGAGCAGCGCACCTCCAACTTCCTGGTCTGGCAGCTCGCGTACGCCGAGATGGTCTTCCTCGACACCCTCTGGCCAGACTTCGACCGCCGGGACCTCTGGCGCGCGATCGAGCTCTACGCCGAGCGCGACCGCCGCTACGGCGGTGCCGTTCCCAACCAGGTCGAACCGGCCTGA